A region from the Cryptococcus decagattii chromosome 5, complete sequence genome encodes:
- a CDS encoding cysteine-tRNA ligase yields the protein MATSKSAVAQPTWYSPANSSDQPALRVYNSLTRSKDIFVPTNGRRVDWYNCGPTVYDSSHMGHARNYLTQDIIRRILRDYFNYDVNFVMNVTDIDDKIILRARESYLLDQAISSNPALTPQLISDVEAAFTKHIAKPLKSLPTPLEHSPNATSFEILDLLLQKDQSEAQWAKEAREREEKFGMYLASLSKAREAYNSAQQKVGKPEGEGQAVKDLVEGAADVLGPYLGEKLGHTIADPIAVCRRLASYWEKAFFTDMARLRVLPPDTITRVSEYVPEIVTFVQRIVNNGFAYEGGGSVWFDVDKFEGAEGDGFRHEYAKLQPSSKGNKKLLDEGEGALTGSQGKRRPADFALWKAKSKPGEPAWPSPWGEGRPGWHIECSVMASAILGSGMDVHSGGVDLMFPHHDNELAQAEAYHGCKQWVNYFLHTGHLHIEGLKMSKSLKNFITIDEALQTYSARQLRLAFMLQIWNAKLDFKKDLIVDTKAKEETFDNFFTNVRARMSDAAARGSNEDGKHHYEEAEKSLMTDLHKAQNDFRAALCDSFNTPAAIQILLDLISSVNLYFASRGREYNIAPVVTIAQWITRMLRMFGLGEGDVTSGHIGWGKEGDEAAGGDFEGKLDPYLRAMASFRDDIRRLAIEGATAGEILKLCDKFRDQDLANLGIQLDDGQSATGGALYKLVDPAILIRAREEKERAAAEKAEKKKAAEAKRIAQLEKGIYSAWDEQGLPSKDGEGQDLSKSLQKKVAKEWKVQEKAHGAWLAWQKEQEGK from the exons ATGGCAACCAGCAAGTCAGCTGTCGCACAGCCAACTTGGTATTCTCCAGCAAATTCGTCAGATCAACCAGCACTCAGAGTCTACAACTCTCTCACAAGATCAAAGGATATCTTTGTACCCACAaacggaagaagagtcGACTGGTATAACTGCGGCCCTACTGTCTATGATTCGTCCCATATGGGTCATGCCAG GAATTACCTCACTCAGGACATCATTCGGAGAATATTGCGAGACTACTTCAATTACGATGTCAACTTTGTTATGAATGTCACCGACATTGATGACAAGATCATCCTTCGAGCTCGTGAATCATACCTTCTGGATCAAGCCATTTCCTCCAATCCTGCTCTTACTCCCCAACTCATCTCCGATGTCGAAGCTGCATTCACAAAGCACATCGCCAAACCTCTCAAATCCCTTCCCACTCCTCTCGAACACTCTCCTAATGCTACTTCTTTTGAAATTCTCGACTTGCTGTTGCAAAAGGACCAGTCTGAAGCTCAATGGGCAAAGGAAGCTAGAGAAAGGGAGGAAAAGTTTGGAATGTACTTAGCAAGTCTTTCCAAAGCTAGGGAAGCGTACAATTCTGCCCAGCAAAAGGTCGGAAAGcctgaaggagagggacAAGCTGTCAAAGACTTAGTTGAGGGAGCGGCTGACGTCCTTGGACCATATCTGGGTGAAAAG CTGGGTCACACTATTGCGGATCCTATCGCCGTCTGCCGACGTCTCGCTTCTTACTGGGAAAAGGCATTCTTCACAGATATGGCCCGTCTCCGTGTACTTCCTCCCGACACTATCACCCGTGTTTCCGAATACGTGCCCGAAATCGTCACTTTCGTTCAGCGCATCGTCAACAATGGGTTTGCTTATGAGGGCGGTGGAAGCGTCTGGTTTGATGTCGATAAGTTTGAGGGTGCCGAGGGTGACGGATTCAGACATGAGTATGCCAAGCTCCAGCCTTCAAGCAAGGGCAACAAGAAGCTCTTAGATGAGGGCGAAG GTGCTTTAACCGGTTCCCAGGGAAAGCGACGCCCTGCAGACTTTGCTCTCTGGAAAGCCAAGTCCAAGCCTGGAGAACCTGCTTGGCCATCACCTTGGGGGGAGGGCCGACCTGGCTGGCATATTGAATGCTCTGTTATGGCCAGTGCGATTTTAGGTAGCGGAATGGATGTTCACTCTGGTGGTGTGGATTTGATGTTCCCTCACCACGACAATGAACTTGCTCAAGCGGAG GCGTATCATGGTTGCAAGCAATGGGTCAACTACTTTTTACATACTGGTCATCTTCACATCGAGGGCTTGAAAATGAGCAAGTCTCTCAAAAACTTCATCACCATCGAT GAAGCTCTTCAGACATACTCTGCCCGACAATTGCGACTTGCTTTTATGCTTCAAATATGGAATGCCAAGCTAGACTTCAAAAAAGACCTGATTGTTGATACCAAGGCTAAGGAAGAGACTTTTGAC AACTTCTTTACCAACGTCAGAGCTAGGATGAGCGATGCTGCTGCTCGAGGCTCCAACGAGGACGGCAAGCACCACTACGAGGAGGCGGAGAAGAGTCTCATGACCGA CCTGCACAAAGCCCAAAATGACTTCCGAGCTGCTCTTTGCGATTCCTTTAACACCCCCGCAGCCATCCAAATCCTTTTAGATCTCATCTCTAGCGTCAATCTCTATTTTGCTTCCCGCGGTCGAGAGTATAACATTGCTCCCGTCGTTACCATTGCCCAGTGGATTACCCGTATGCTTCGTATGTTTGGCCTTGGCGAAGGCGACGTTACATCTGGTCATATCGGATGGGGCAAGGAGGGTGACGAGGCGGCTGGCGGCGACTTTGAAGGCAAGCTCGACCCTTACCTCCGAGCGATGGCCTCCTTTCGAGATGATATCCGTCGACTGGCTATTGAGGGCGCCACCGCTGGGGAAATCCTTAAGCTCTGCGATAAGTTCAGAGATCAGGACCTTGCGAACCTCGGTATCCAGCTTGATGACGGCCAATCAGCAACTGGCGGTGCATTGTACAAGCTTGTTGACCCCGCTATCCTCATCCGagcaagggaagagaaggaacgggcagcagcagagaaggccgagaagaagaaggctgctgAGGCGAAGAGGATCGCTCAGCTTGAAAAAG GAATTTATTCTGCATGGGACGAACAGGGATTACCTTCAAAGGATGGCGAGGGACAGGACTTGAGCAAAAGCTTGCAGAAAAAGGTGGCGAAGGAGTGGAAGGTTCAGGAAAAAGCGCATGGCGCTTGGTTGGCTTGGCAAAAGGAGCAAGAGGGAAAGTAG
- a CDS encoding endoplasmic reticulum vesicle protein 25 produces the protein MILRIPSLLFLFTLLTAVYAVKFDLTSDRNPKPSKSSSVSSGCIWNFASAHSLVIVTANIPGEPDQQVDIQILDGSERGNVYLSKKDVRGEARLAATTHESADVGVCLTNRYTGSGNPRVVRSVELDVDIGADAIDYNAIANQESLSILEVEMRKLEAVTKEIVEEMGYLQKREMRMRDTNESTNQRVKVFSVLIICGTIGLGVWQLVHLRSFFKRKYLID, from the exons ATGATCCTCCGAATCCCCTCGCTCCTATTCCTTTTTACATTACTCACAGCAGTCTACGCTGTCAAGTTTGACCTCACTTCCGACCGGAATCCCAAACCCAGTAAGTCTTCATCTGTCTCTTCTGGATG TATTTGGAACTTTGCGTCCGCACACTCTCTTGTGATTGTCACAGCCAACATTCCCGGAGAACCTGATCAACAAGTTGACATCCAAATTCTTGACGGATCTGAGCGAGGAAATGTGTACCTATCAAAGAAGGATGTGAGAGGAGAAGCTAGGCTTGCGGCCACTACGCACGAATCTGCCGACGTCGGTGTTTGCTTGACCAACCGGTATACTGGAT CTGGGAACCCAAGAGTCGTTAGGTCTGTGGAGCTCGATGTTGACATTGGTGCCGATGCGATCGACTACAA TGCTATCGCTAATCAAGAATCCCTTTCAATTCTCGAAGTTGAGATGCGCAAGCTTGAAGCTGTCACCAAGGAAATtgttgaggagatgggatACCTCCAAAAGAGGGAAATGCGGATGAGAGATACCAACG AGAGCACAAACCAGCGAGTCAAGGTGTTTTCAGTCCTCATTATCTGCGGCACTATAGGACTTGGTGTCTGGCAG CTCGTGCATCTCCGATCATTCTTCAAGCGCAAGTATCTTATCGACTAA